The Faecalibacterium prausnitzii genome includes a window with the following:
- a CDS encoding DnaD domain protein has protein sequence MKGKSPESIVLRFVWLENLTQDYTNDEIGQIVRDLYSYAKEGAVPQQYKDRGMRGLWRSMKDGIDKDFAKYREKSEKATASANARWGKNAQASAESEMQSNTNASEKMQTHLTGYDGVHSHRTDTDTNTATVTVTDIPDTTATTAADSRTDSALAEIVQHFQQVIGDFPRSALDKLQRYRDSIPAEVICLAFDEAAESGHRSWKYANGILKSWQADGVRTLGDVEARREARKKPDQQQERKWEVLT, from the coding sequence TTGAAAGGAAAAAGTCCTGAAAGCATCGTCCTGCGTTTCGTCTGGCTGGAAAATCTAACACAGGATTATACCAACGATGAAATCGGGCAGATTGTTCGCGACTTATACAGCTACGCCAAAGAGGGAGCAGTCCCACAACAATATAAAGATCGTGGAATGCGTGGCCTTTGGCGTTCGATGAAGGACGGCATAGATAAAGACTTTGCAAAGTATCGGGAAAAATCAGAAAAGGCTACCGCGTCTGCGAATGCACGATGGGGAAAAAACGCACAAGCGAGTGCTGAATCTGAAATGCAATCGAATACGAACGCATCCGAAAAGATGCAAACGCATTTAACTGGGTATGACGGTGTGCATTCGCACCGTACAGATACAGATACAAATACAGCTACAGTTACAGTTACAGATATACCAGATACTACCGCCACAACTGCCGCCGATTCTCGCACAGATTCAGCCCTTGCCGAGATCGTGCAGCACTTCCAACAGGTGATAGGGGACTTCCCACGTTCGGCACTGGACAAGCTACAACGCTACCGCGATTCTATTCCGGCAGAGGTAATCTGTTTGGCGTTTGACGAAGCCGCCGAGAGCGGGCACAGGTCTTGGAAGTACGCAAACGGCATCCTGAAAAGCTGGCAGGCCGACGGGGTGCGCACATTGGGTGACGTAGAGGCCCGCCGGGAAGCCCGGAAGAAGCCCGACCAACAGCAGGAACGCAAATGGGAGGTGCTGACGTGA
- a CDS encoding helix-turn-helix domain-containing protein produces the protein MGDTIRYPNMGTVAKAAEIYDLSPAYIRRLCKQGKIRYVNAGHRWLVNLDSLARYFEQGDPTDVEETAQGIRRVAR, from the coding sequence ATGGGTGATACCATCCGATACCCAAACATGGGCACCGTAGCGAAGGCCGCTGAAATTTACGATCTATCTCCGGCCTATATCCGGCGGCTGTGCAAGCAAGGTAAAATCCGGTATGTGAACGCCGGGCACCGCTGGCTTGTGAATCTGGACAGTCTGGCCCGGTACTTTGAACAGGGAGACCCGACGGACGTGGAAGAAACCGCCCAGGGCATCCGCCGGGTAGCGAGGTGA
- the xerC gene encoding tyrosine recombinase XerC, with the protein MAKIVKRMKKDGSCSYCIRVSNGYDQQGRQVMVNRTFTPPPGMTGKKLEKELQRQADAFEQEVHSGISLDASMKLDELIERWFTEYADRQLKPKTATEYRKLVPRVSAALGHMKVNQIRPAHLMAFYANLSEDGVRQDSTYTATAALLKLLPKGQRARIREVAGVGEETMRGLCSGKPVSRKTAEKVADAAGLPMSKAFTEKVRAGGKLGGNTQLHYHRFLSSVFEKAVKWQLIDENPCRRTEAPKAAEIEVEALQEEDVAKLLEALQDAPAQYSVITQLALLTGARRGEICALRWSDIDLDAGVISINRTVQNIAGRGTVFTAPKTKRSRRYIKIGPECVQLLREYCQHQKAERFKVGSEWVRRVEIENGKTVDNDLLFTRWNGQPFDPNAVTSWFPGFLAAHDLPAVHFHSLRHTNASLLIAAHVPVTTVSGRLGHAKTSTTTDIYAGFIRSSDAAAADALTDVFSRIKEKSHA; encoded by the coding sequence ATGGCTAAAATCGTAAAGCGGATGAAGAAGGACGGCTCTTGTTCGTACTGCATCCGGGTTTCCAACGGCTACGACCAGCAGGGCCGTCAGGTGATGGTAAACCGCACCTTCACTCCACCGCCGGGTATGACCGGGAAGAAGCTGGAAAAAGAGCTGCAACGGCAGGCAGATGCCTTTGAACAGGAAGTACACAGCGGTATTTCTCTGGATGCGTCCATGAAGCTGGATGAGCTGATAGAACGCTGGTTCACCGAGTACGCAGACCGCCAGCTGAAGCCCAAGACGGCCACCGAATACAGAAAGCTGGTGCCGCGCGTGTCCGCTGCTCTGGGTCACATGAAGGTCAACCAGATACGCCCGGCGCACCTCATGGCGTTCTATGCGAACCTGTCCGAGGACGGAGTGCGGCAAGATTCCACCTATACGGCAACGGCTGCGCTGCTGAAGCTGCTGCCGAAAGGCCAGCGGGCAAGGATCCGGGAAGTCGCCGGGGTGGGCGAGGAAACCATGCGAGGGCTGTGCAGTGGCAAGCCTGTCAGCCGTAAAACTGCCGAGAAGGTGGCCGATGCCGCCGGGCTGCCCATGTCCAAAGCATTCACCGAGAAGGTCAGGGCGGGTGGTAAGCTGGGCGGCAACACGCAGCTGCACTATCACCGCTTTTTGTCGAGCGTGTTTGAAAAGGCGGTCAAGTGGCAACTGATTGATGAAAACCCCTGCCGGCGCACAGAAGCCCCAAAAGCGGCAGAAATCGAAGTGGAAGCCTTACAGGAAGAGGACGTTGCAAAGCTGTTGGAAGCCCTGCAGGACGCGCCAGCACAGTACAGCGTTATCACACAGCTTGCCTTGCTCACAGGTGCCCGCCGGGGCGAGATATGCGCCTTGCGCTGGTCGGACATTGACCTTGACGCGGGTGTGATCTCCATCAACAGGACGGTGCAGAACATCGCCGGGCGCGGCACGGTGTTCACAGCACCCAAGACAAAACGCTCCCGGCGGTACATCAAGATAGGCCCGGAGTGTGTGCAGCTGCTGCGGGAGTACTGCCAGCACCAGAAGGCCGAACGGTTTAAGGTCGGCTCCGAGTGGGTGCGCCGGGTGGAGATCGAGAACGGCAAGACTGTGGACAATGATCTGCTGTTCACCCGTTGGAACGGCCAGCCGTTCGACCCCAACGCGGTTACATCGTGGTTTCCGGGCTTTCTGGCCGCCCATGACCTTCCGGCGGTTCACTTCCACAGCCTGCGGCATACCAACGCCAGCTTGCTGATAGCGGCTCATGTGCCTGTTACCACGGTGTCGGGTCGTCTGGGCCACGCCAAGACAAGCACCACCACAGACATTTACGCCGGGTTCATCCGTTCCAGCGATGCGGCGGCAGCGGACGCGCTGACAGACGTTTTCAGCCGTATCAAGGAAAAGTCCCACGCATAA
- a CDS encoding DUF6061 family protein gives MKYDERTCKFNMDTGCVELLLRDGRMIFIDCTGVEDELDVTMAQRSELDYLIYNDPLGYADLIMNGDPKEYLKNVTGSHRLEI, from the coding sequence ATGAAGTACGATGAAAGAACCTGCAAATTCAACATGGACACCGGCTGCGTGGAGCTGCTGCTTCGGGATGGGAGAATGATCTTCATTGACTGCACTGGGGTCGAGGATGAATTGGACGTGACCATGGCGCAGAGGTCAGAACTGGATTATCTCATCTACAATGACCCGCTGGGCTACGCGGATTTGATTATGAATGGCGATCCGAAGGAATATTTGAAAAATGTAACTGGGAGCCACAGGCTGGAAATCTAA
- a CDS encoding NAD-dependent protein deacetylase, SIR2 family, protein MIDWNPIAEKFREADAILIGASNGLSITEGLHLFADNAAFDELFGDFKQKYGLHCILQGMMAGWPSEEEKWAFWARLIHHYCGQYQPTPVMNDLKAIVGEKDYFVVTSNGEGHFELCGFDPTKIYEIEGNWFTMQCAHPCHDTLYSSLEVAEKLSAAEQGGHVPTELVPRCPKCGGPMDIHMGAGQRMIPDTTAQARFQNFLKTYHGKKLVVLELGIGWRNQLIKAPMMRLVASEPNATYVTINLGEVYIADNIKEKSFGLDGRLDELLPALREACEA, encoded by the coding sequence ATGATTGATTGGAACCCTATTGCGGAAAAATTCAGAGAAGCGGACGCTATCCTGATCGGGGCCAGTAACGGCCTGTCCATCACCGAAGGATTGCATTTGTTTGCAGATAATGCAGCCTTTGATGAATTGTTTGGAGATTTCAAACAAAAATACGGCTTACATTGTATTTTGCAGGGCATGATGGCCGGATGGCCCAGCGAGGAGGAAAAGTGGGCCTTCTGGGCTCGGCTCATCCATCATTACTGCGGGCAGTACCAGCCTACGCCGGTGATGAACGATTTGAAGGCCATTGTGGGAGAGAAAGATTACTTTGTCGTCACATCAAACGGAGAAGGTCACTTTGAACTGTGTGGCTTCGATCCGACGAAAATCTATGAGATCGAGGGCAACTGGTTTACGATGCAGTGTGCCCATCCCTGCCACGACACCCTCTATTCAAGTTTAGAGGTGGCCGAAAAATTATCCGCTGCCGAACAGGGCGGCCATGTGCCTACAGAGTTGGTGCCGCGTTGTCCCAAGTGCGGAGGTCCCATGGACATCCACATGGGCGCGGGTCAGAGAATGATTCCGGATACCACTGCCCAGGCACGGTTCCAAAACTTTCTGAAAACCTACCACGGAAAGAAACTGGTGGTTCTGGAGCTGGGCATTGGCTGGCGCAATCAGCTGATCAAGGCTCCGATGATGCGCCTGGTGGCCAGCGAGCCAAACGCCACTTATGTGACCATCAATCTGGGCGAGGTCTACATTGCGGACAATATCAAAGAGAAGTCCTTTGGACTGGACGGGCGGCTGGATGAGTTGCTGCCTGCTCTCCGGGAGGCGTGCGAGGCATAA
- a CDS encoding NAD-dependent protein deacetylase, SIR2 family, with amino-acid sequence MRIGNQAALQKLAERINQADAVVIGGGSGLSSAAGYDHYHWSPALSEALAPFREQYGFTSPLAGFYHCFSNYGEQWGYYSQYMRFLWEAPTGQPYLDLQALVADKPAFVLTTNVDQQFFRVFPQKQICAFQGDFSYCQCSQPCRDDIWKNRELVKELTGRLVGVHLPEEAVPRCPDCGRVLVPWVRDDTFLEGTFWQDNLHRYHRFLRRWIMDQSDKKVLLLELGVGEMTPSIIKLPFWELTAKNENVFYACLNRESSHRPEHLRGRSLYLQGDLAETLAALRQERSSAATIK; translated from the coding sequence ATGAGGATTGGAAACCAAGCGGCGCTTCAGAAACTTGCCGAGCGTATTAATCAAGCAGATGCCGTTGTGATCGGAGGCGGCTCCGGCCTGTCCAGCGCGGCCGGATACGACCACTACCATTGGTCTCCGGCACTTTCGGAGGCATTGGCTCCCTTTCGCGAACAGTATGGCTTCACCTCCCCGCTGGCTGGATTCTACCATTGCTTTTCCAACTATGGGGAACAGTGGGGGTATTACAGCCAATATATGCGCTTCCTGTGGGAAGCCCCTACCGGGCAGCCCTATTTGGACCTACAGGCGCTTGTTGCGGATAAACCTGCTTTTGTGCTGACCACCAATGTGGATCAGCAGTTTTTTCGGGTATTTCCCCAGAAACAAATCTGCGCCTTTCAGGGAGACTTTAGCTACTGCCAATGCAGTCAGCCTTGCCGGGATGATATTTGGAAAAACCGCGAACTGGTAAAGGAACTGACCGGTCGCTTGGTGGGTGTGCACCTGCCGGAGGAAGCTGTTCCTCGTTGCCCGGATTGCGGGCGGGTGCTGGTGCCTTGGGTACGAGATGATACCTTTCTGGAGGGAACCTTCTGGCAGGATAACCTGCACCGCTACCATAGATTCCTGCGACGCTGGATAATGGATCAGTCCGACAAAAAAGTCCTGCTGTTGGAACTTGGCGTGGGTGAGATGACGCCCAGTATCATCAAACTACCCTTCTGGGAACTTACTGCCAAAAACGAAAACGTCTTTTATGCATGTCTTAATCGAGAGTCATCTCATAGGCCAGAGCATCTGCGGGGACGCAGCCTGTATCTGCAAGGAGATTTGGCGGAAACTCTAGCTGCCCTCCGGCAGGAGCGCTCCAGCGCAGCAACCATAAAATAG
- a CDS encoding NAD-dependent protein deacetylase: MNFYDDLVMQTQMNYSKYYPIYASGSTPYQLTDKKPLPYSEQIHRLVQEVKEADCVVVGGTSGLSAAGGGDFYYEDNDSYRKYFRPFAEKYHFKGAFAGMGHHWKTREEYWGYLATFLHTTQTAPVRHPYLNLDALLKGKDFFILTTNQDTQFVKLYPEAKVAEIQGDHRFFQCAACCTDDTWDAVKPVADMVAAMGDGTKIPTDLIPRCPHCGGEAFPWVRGYGNFLQGKKYEEQYEKISRYVLEHKDSKILFLELGVGRMTPMFIQEPFWNLTLSFPHARYIAINNKYDFLPKQLEDKGMTIVADIAQVLRDARDTMENGDNDQ, translated from the coding sequence ATGAACTTCTATGATGATTTGGTCATGCAGACCCAGATGAATTATTCCAAGTACTATCCTATCTATGCTTCCGGCAGTACGCCTTATCAGCTGACTGACAAAAAGCCGCTGCCGTATAGCGAACAGATCCATCGTTTGGTACAGGAGGTAAAGGAAGCTGACTGTGTGGTAGTGGGCGGGACCTCCGGTCTGTCCGCTGCCGGCGGCGGAGATTTTTACTACGAGGACAACGACTCCTACCGCAAATACTTCCGGCCTTTTGCTGAGAAGTACCACTTCAAAGGTGCTTTTGCAGGGATGGGTCACCACTGGAAGACCCGGGAAGAGTATTGGGGGTATCTCGCCACCTTCCTTCACACCACCCAGACCGCACCTGTGCGTCATCCCTATCTGAATCTGGACGCTTTGCTGAAGGGCAAGGACTTCTTCATCCTCACCACCAACCAGGATACCCAGTTTGTCAAACTTTACCCGGAGGCGAAGGTGGCGGAGATCCAAGGAGATCACCGGTTCTTCCAGTGCGCCGCCTGCTGTACCGATGACACCTGGGATGCGGTAAAGCCGGTGGCTGATATGGTGGCCGCTATGGGGGATGGCACGAAGATCCCCACAGATCTTATTCCCCGGTGCCCTCACTGCGGCGGCGAGGCATTCCCATGGGTGCGAGGATATGGGAATTTCCTGCAAGGAAAGAAATACGAAGAACAGTACGAAAAAATTTCTCGCTATGTGCTGGAACATAAAGACAGTAAAATCCTGTTTCTGGAGCTGGGCGTTGGCCGAATGACTCCCATGTTCATTCAGGAGCCTTTCTGGAACCTGACCCTCAGCTTTCCCCATGCTCGATATATTGCGATCAACAACAAGTATGACTTCCTTCCCAAGCAGTTGGAGGACAAGGGCATGACCATTGTGGCCGACATTGCTCAAGTACTACGGGATGCACGGGACACCATGGAAAACGGAGATAACGATCAATGA
- a CDS encoding Rrf2 family transcriptional regulator — MKYPTRLSDAVHILAFIALYPDCDLTSNKLAESIQTNPAYVRQLMSALRKGGLLVSVKGHPRPALAREPEKITLLDAYRAVEGNKPLLHQDIHTNPACGVGVNIQLVLRDFYLDIQKTAEQRMQEITLKDVLEQYKARIPL, encoded by the coding sequence ATGAAATATCCCACCCGCCTTAGCGATGCTGTTCATATTCTGGCTTTTATCGCTCTGTACCCAGACTGCGACCTGACCAGCAACAAGCTGGCAGAGAGCATTCAGACGAATCCTGCCTATGTGCGCCAGCTCATGTCCGCCCTGCGGAAGGGTGGACTGCTGGTCAGCGTGAAGGGACATCCCCGCCCCGCTCTGGCTCGTGAGCCGGAGAAGATCACTCTGCTGGATGCCTATCGGGCAGTAGAGGGCAACAAGCCCCTGCTCCATCAGGACATCCACACCAATCCTGCCTGTGGTGTGGGCGTAAATATTCAACTGGTGCTGCGGGATTTTTACTTGGACATTCAAAAAACAGCGGAACAAAGAATGCAAGAGATCACGCTGAAAGATGTGCTGGAACAGTACAAAGCCAGGATACCTCTATGA
- a CDS encoding MATE family efflux transporter translates to MKNDKTDFTKGRILPKLAFFMLPILGALVLQAAYGAVDLLVVGRFGSTSGLSAVSTGSQVLNLVTFVVTQLAMGVTVLIARYLGEKRPQYIGQVIGGAAIVFTLLAAALFVVLVFFARLISSLMQAPAEALDLTASYVRICGSGIFFIVAYNMLSALFRGLGDSRSPLIFVLVACIVNVIGDLVLVAGFHLDAAGAAIATVAAQAVSVICAIAMLLKKELPFKIHRSDFKLNPQCKKFLGIGLPLALQEFLTQLSFLALCAFVNRLGLEASSGYGVACKIVNFAMLIPSSLMQSMASFVSQNVGAGNKKRAEQSMFTGIGIGLVFGCAVFALVWCKGDVLSGLFTADAAVIANSYAYLMGFAPETIATAILFSMVGYFNGNDKTLWVMVQGLVQTLLVRLPMAYIMSIQPNASLTMIGLSAPTSTAVGILLNICFFLWLKRYENQTCA, encoded by the coding sequence TTGAAAAACGATAAGACCGATTTTACCAAAGGCCGCATTTTGCCAAAGCTCGCTTTTTTCATGCTGCCCATTCTGGGTGCGCTGGTGCTGCAGGCCGCTTACGGCGCAGTAGACCTTCTGGTAGTGGGGCGCTTTGGCTCCACTTCAGGCTTGTCTGCGGTTTCTACTGGTAGCCAGGTACTCAATCTCGTCACCTTTGTTGTCACCCAGCTTGCCATGGGCGTCACAGTGCTCATTGCCCGCTATCTGGGCGAAAAACGACCGCAGTACATCGGGCAAGTCATTGGTGGGGCAGCTATTGTGTTCACCCTTCTGGCAGCTGCACTGTTCGTGGTGCTGGTGTTTTTTGCACGGCTTATTTCCAGTCTGATGCAGGCTCCTGCCGAAGCCCTAGACCTGACCGCCAGCTATGTGCGCATTTGCGGCAGCGGCATCTTCTTTATTGTAGCCTATAATATGCTCTCGGCTCTTTTCCGCGGTCTGGGCGACAGCCGCTCTCCGCTGATCTTTGTACTGGTGGCGTGCATTGTGAATGTTATTGGCGATCTGGTGCTGGTGGCTGGTTTTCATCTGGATGCTGCCGGTGCCGCCATTGCTACGGTAGCAGCACAAGCCGTCAGCGTAATCTGTGCAATCGCAATGCTGCTGAAGAAGGAGCTGCCCTTCAAAATCCATCGCTCTGATTTCAAGCTGAACCCCCAGTGCAAAAAATTTCTGGGCATCGGTCTGCCGCTGGCTTTGCAGGAGTTTTTGACCCAGCTTTCCTTTCTGGCGCTCTGCGCTTTCGTCAACCGGTTGGGGCTGGAGGCATCTTCCGGCTACGGTGTGGCGTGCAAGATCGTTAATTTTGCCATGCTGATCCCCAGTTCTCTGATGCAGTCCATGGCATCCTTTGTGTCCCAGAACGTGGGTGCTGGCAATAAAAAACGCGCCGAGCAGTCCATGTTCACCGGCATTGGCATCGGTCTAGTGTTCGGTTGCGCCGTATTTGCACTGGTGTGGTGCAAGGGTGACGTTCTCTCCGGTCTGTTTACGGCAGATGCCGCTGTTATTGCCAACAGCTACGCCTACCTCATGGGCTTTGCGCCCGAAACCATCGCCACTGCCATCCTGTTCAGCATGGTAGGCTACTTCAATGGCAACGACAAAACGCTCTGGGTCATGGTACAGGGGCTGGTGCAGACTCTGCTGGTGCGTCTCCCCATGGCGTATATTATGAGTATCCAGCCCAACGCCAGCCTGACGATGATCGGTCTGTCCGCACCCACCTCCACCGCAGTGGGCATCTTATTAAACATCTGCTTTTTCCTCTGGCTCAAACGGTACGAAAATCAGACGTGTGCATAG
- a CDS encoding MarR family winged helix-turn-helix transcriptional regulator — protein MTIELIKQLLDACYLAKRAREMLPALPEGVTSSYIQCLDVIQKLQTRGIQPKISDLSDALNLPRPGVTRTVKEMEHKGYLRKQVSAEDGRVTYLFLTESGQALSQKYNTDYFSQLLPYLDSISEEDAACTIQTLEKFYAIMRERKDSLEKR, from the coding sequence ATGACCATCGAACTGATCAAGCAGTTGCTGGATGCCTGCTATCTGGCAAAGCGGGCACGGGAGATGCTGCCTGCCCTGCCGGAGGGTGTGACATCCTCCTATATCCAGTGTCTGGATGTTATTCAGAAATTGCAGACCCGTGGCATCCAGCCGAAGATCTCTGATCTCAGCGATGCGCTGAACCTGCCCCGCCCCGGTGTGACCCGTACCGTAAAAGAGATGGAGCACAAAGGGTATCTGAGGAAACAGGTATCCGCTGAAGATGGCCGCGTGACCTATCTGTTTCTCACCGAGAGCGGGCAAGCGCTTTCCCAGAAGTACAATACGGACTACTTCTCGCAACTGCTCCCGTATCTGGACAGCATTTCCGAGGAGGATGCAGCGTGCACCATCCAAACGCTGGAAAAATTCTATGCTATTATGCGCGAAAGGAAAGATTCTCTTGAAAAACGATAA
- a CDS encoding transposase, producing MRLNKKKKSTNTSPYPDEVIDRLARAFYPAILACWNSEEGQREFAAWQAEQAHHANNEKQEVPSGGELPAVHIAIVCGFNRKFYKQCNSQQLVCDMQFTVVANESNRELRWQGASAGAHPVFVSYLIF from the coding sequence GTGCGTTTGAACAAAAAGAAAAAGTCCACAAACACTTCCCCTTACCCCGATGAAGTCATCGACCGTCTGGCACGGGCATTCTATCCGGCGATCCTTGCCTGCTGGAACAGCGAGGAAGGCCAGCGGGAGTTTGCTGCATGGCAGGCGGAACAGGCTCATCATGCAAACAACGAAAAACAGGAAGTTCCCTCCGGTGGGGAACTCCCTGCTGTACATATCGCTATTGTCTGTGGCTTTAATCGCAAGTTTTACAAGCAGTGCAATTCTCAACAACTTGTTTGCGATATGCAATTCACGGTTGTTGCCAACGAATCAAATCGTGAATTGCGATGGCAGGGTGCGTCCGCAGGGGCGCACCCTGTTTTTGTTTCGTATTTGATCTTCTAA
- a CDS encoding DUF2812 domain-containing protein → MSKKCYRFFGGLLNAQAKWLNKMSEKGYRLVRTGRVLYEFEECSPDEVTYCVEFIGEKSKENATDYADFLEDMGYKVFFKNINLNYSVGKVRLRPWAEMGGCIATNATTFNRELLIVEKSNDGKPFELHTSYADKEKYYRNLRNPWLFLLLLFALFAIIKHSIVLGIFSLVSAIPSILYQLQIINVRQKAKTWEQ, encoded by the coding sequence ATGAGTAAAAAATGTTATCGCTTCTTTGGTGGATTGCTAAATGCACAGGCAAAATGGTTAAACAAAATGTCCGAAAAAGGCTATCGACTTGTCCGGACAGGGAGGGTGCTCTATGAATTTGAAGAATGCAGTCCTGATGAAGTGACCTATTGTGTAGAGTTTATCGGAGAAAAATCAAAAGAGAATGCAACGGACTACGCTGATTTTTTGGAGGATATGGGCTACAAGGTATTTTTCAAAAATATCAATCTAAACTATTCTGTCGGAAAAGTTCGATTGCGTCCATGGGCGGAAATGGGCGGTTGTATTGCAACAAACGCAACAACTTTTAACAGGGAACTATTGATTGTAGAAAAATCAAACGACGGAAAGCCTTTTGAACTTCATACTTCTTATGCCGATAAAGAAAAATACTACCGCAATTTGCGTAACCCATGGCTATTCCTGCTGCTCCTATTTGCACTGTTTGCCATTATCAAGCATTCTATTGTCTTGGGTATTTTTTCATTGGTTTCTGCAATTCCCAGCATTCTATACCAGCTCCAAATTATAAATGTCCGACAAAAAGCCAAAACGTGGGAACAATAA
- a CDS encoding PadR family transcriptional regulator encodes MRDNAKGGALTEVTFYILLSLYTPKHGYAVMQFIEEKTDGRLSLGAGTLYGALNSLQDKKWIEPYGDSEGRKKEYHITAQGKEIAEKELARLNELVSIASEIIGGAV; translated from the coding sequence ATGCGCGATAATGCAAAAGGTGGTGCGCTTACAGAAGTCACCTTTTATATTTTGCTTTCTCTTTATACGCCAAAACACGGATACGCTGTTATGCAGTTTATTGAAGAAAAAACAGACGGACGGCTTTCCCTAGGCGCAGGCACTTTATATGGAGCATTAAACTCTTTGCAGGACAAGAAGTGGATTGAACCTTATGGCGATAGTGAGGGAAGAAAAAAAGAATACCACATTACAGCACAGGGAAAAGAAATTGCAGAAAAAGAGCTTGCAAGACTAAACGAACTTGTAAGCATTGCAAGTGAAATTATTGGAGGTGCAGTATGA
- a CDS encoding tripartite tricarboxylate transporter substrate-binding protein: MKKRIAALVTAGVLALSMLTGCGSKQESWKVTCPWAPSGVAAMVSQKAAAKSPDYSDNKITLVAEAVKGDAATVNTWVSSTKANDKELVFAGEGLFAITETLDPAKLQFSYDDFEFVENLYSSVFVLSADSSLNLKNLDDLEAYVKAGNPVSVAVNGATGSEAFLAAALFGSMGAGDQLKLTPYQSAAEAAQAVAKGETNFAVSHQSQILETYQQGGVDVVCAFDDKAIENGPFAGVEGVGSKGYPYFRNRCFVMARKGTDAAKVAELKELYDKILADQEMVEWLNDTMLLEVDTMSEDDVKAHIENVKSIVEQYKDIVAG; encoded by the coding sequence ATGAAAAAGCGTATTGCGGCGTTGGTCACCGCCGGTGTCCTTGCTTTGTCGATGCTTACCGGCTGCGGAAGCAAACAGGAGAGCTGGAAAGTTACCTGCCCGTGGGCACCGTCTGGTGTAGCAGCGATGGTCAGCCAAAAGGCTGCTGCCAAGTCCCCTGATTATTCTGATAATAAAATCACACTGGTTGCTGAAGCCGTCAAGGGCGATGCTGCTACTGTCAACACTTGGGTGTCCAGTACTAAGGCAAATGATAAGGAACTGGTCTTCGCCGGTGAGGGTCTGTTCGCCATTACCGAGACTCTGGATCCGGCCAAGCTGCAGTTCAGCTACGACGATTTCGAGTTCGTGGAGAACTTGTACTCCTCCGTCTTCGTCCTGTCCGCTGATTCTTCACTGAACCTCAAGAATCTGGACGATCTGGAGGCCTATGTCAAGGCAGGCAACCCCGTATCCGTGGCCGTTAACGGCGCTACCGGCTCCGAGGCTTTCCTGGCAGCGGCTCTGTTCGGCTCTATGGGTGCCGGCGACCAGCTGAAACTGACTCCGTACCAGTCCGCTGCGGAGGCTGCACAGGCTGTAGCTAAGGGTGAAACGAACTTCGCGGTCTCTCACCAGTCTCAGATTCTTGAGACCTACCAGCAGGGCGGCGTTGATGTGGTTTGCGCATTCGATGACAAGGCTATCGAAAACGGCCCCTTCGCAGGCGTTGAGGGCGTTGGCTCCAAGGGCTACCCCTACTTCCGCAACCGCTGCTTCGTGATGGCTCGCAAGGGTACCGATGCCGCGAAGGTTGCAGAACTGAAGGAACTGTACGACAAGATCCTTGCCGATCAAGAAATGGTCGAGTGGTTAAACGATACCATGCTGCTGGAAGTTGATACGATGAGTGAAGATGACGTCAAGGCTCATATCGAAAACGTCAAGAGCATCGTTGAGCAGTATAAGGACATCGTAGCCGGCTGA